A genomic stretch from Aerococcaceae bacterium zg-1292 includes:
- a CDS encoding sucrose-6-phosphate hydrolase: protein MRNNGNYAQHFHLTPEQGLLNDPNGLSYFDGYYHVFYQYNPYQTNHSTKYWGHVRSKDFVEWEQLPIALKSNDWFDKDGVYSGSALVHDGELYLFYTGNTKDEQGIRTSYQCMATSKDGIHFEKHGPILEQAPGYTGHVRDPKVWYDTEHQGWWMIIGAQREDETGDTIAYFSTDLKEWTYTGSIFQFDRPFGYMWECPDIVFLRDEVTEEEKAVFIFSPQGIEAQGVAYHNIFNTVYMVGQWVNGQFIPDNPSVDALVECDHGFEYYAPQSFVDPKGRVIQYAWMGTMEPAVEVSVPTIQDNWLHHLSMPKTLHLVNGVLVQRPLSEMAQLVTDEQTDTLTGDRKQFLLSGPSRIQYRAEKASHLTLMIDDACQITYDPQTERVTLSRTNWLTNVTEQREWYLTEPLATMDVWLDSSSVELLVNDGAVVFSQRVFANTPLSQVVVDAFGEMVVQTLTSYRYK from the coding sequence ATGAGAAATAATGGAAACTATGCACAGCATTTTCATCTGACCCCAGAACAAGGATTACTAAATGATCCCAATGGCTTAAGCTACTTTGATGGCTATTACCATGTGTTTTATCAATATAACCCTTATCAAACGAATCATTCAACCAAGTATTGGGGTCATGTGCGGTCTAAAGATTTCGTTGAATGGGAGCAATTGCCGATTGCATTAAAATCGAATGATTGGTTTGATAAAGACGGCGTGTACTCAGGAAGTGCATTGGTACATGATGGTGAATTATATTTGTTTTATACAGGAAATACGAAGGATGAACAAGGGATTCGTACAAGTTACCAGTGTATGGCGACGTCAAAAGATGGCATACATTTTGAAAAACACGGACCGATATTAGAACAAGCGCCTGGTTATACCGGTCATGTCCGTGACCCAAAAGTTTGGTACGATACTGAGCATCAAGGTTGGTGGATGATAATAGGCGCACAGCGTGAAGATGAAACTGGCGATACGATTGCGTATTTTTCAACAGATTTGAAAGAATGGACATATACAGGGTCGATTTTTCAATTTGACCGTCCATTTGGTTATATGTGGGAGTGCCCGGATATTGTCTTTTTACGTGATGAAGTGACCGAGGAAGAAAAAGCGGTCTTTATCTTTTCACCACAAGGGATTGAAGCACAAGGTGTGGCTTACCATAATATTTTTAATACAGTGTACATGGTAGGACAATGGGTCAATGGTCAGTTCATACCGGATAATCCATCCGTGGATGCACTAGTAGAGTGTGACCACGGCTTTGAATATTATGCGCCACAAAGTTTTGTCGACCCAAAAGGGCGTGTGATTCAATATGCATGGATGGGGACGATGGAGCCGGCTGTTGAAGTAAGTGTGCCGACGATTCAAGATAATTGGCTGCATCATTTATCAATGCCAAAGACCTTGCACCTCGTAAATGGTGTACTGGTTCAACGACCGCTGAGTGAAATGGCGCAATTAGTAACCGATGAACAAACGGATACGTTAACTGGTGACCGTAAGCAGTTCCTATTATCAGGTCCGAGCCGTATACAGTATCGTGCGGAAAAAGCAAGTCATCTGACGCTAATGATTGATGATGCGTGCCAGATAACTTATGACCCACAGACAGAACGGGTTACGCTCAGCCGAACGAATTGGTTAACGAACGTAACGGAGCAGCGTGAATGGTATTTAACAGAGCCGCTTGCCACCATGGATGTATGGTTGGACAGCAGTTCGGTTGAATTATTGGTCAATGATGGCGCAGTCGTGTTTTCACAACGTGTGTTTGCGAATACACCATTAAGCCAGGTAGTCGTAGATGCGTTTGGTGAGATGGTAGTGCAAACCTTAACTAGTTATCGGTATAAATAA
- a CDS encoding ABC transporter substrate-binding protein: MMKKWMISSMSALLLAASSLVTVSAQAAKTLRFGAMPATDSVPVLWAAEKGYFKEAGLAVEIVPFTNGLNRITAMQTGNIDADVEGMNEFLNLAQQDAAFGKIITTTNDNFQLVSAKDYKMEEGKEVVVGSLLNSVIHYLTTTHFKSHPGGFREEFIPEIPVRMQMLQQKEIDMAILPEPIASTAALQGLKKERLTFDENPNAIIFKQAYLEDNDAAVKAFLKGYNRAIDDLQDAENVEAAKKLLVSKFELPEALLKHIDFPTFEPSALPTEAYIQHLQAWLSKEFNQTFDRAYKDVVYEH; this comes from the coding sequence TTGATGAAAAAATGGATGATTTCAAGTATGAGTGCCTTATTATTGGCGGCAAGTAGTTTGGTGACAGTATCAGCACAAGCTGCGAAGACATTGCGTTTTGGTGCGATGCCGGCGACCGATTCGGTGCCAGTCTTGTGGGCGGCAGAAAAAGGTTATTTTAAAGAAGCGGGGCTAGCGGTTGAAATTGTGCCGTTTACCAATGGATTAAACCGTATTACCGCAATGCAAACGGGAAATATTGATGCCGATGTTGAGGGCATGAACGAGTTTTTAAATTTAGCGCAACAAGATGCGGCATTCGGTAAGATTATTACGACGACCAATGATAATTTTCAGTTAGTATCAGCCAAAGACTATAAGATGGAAGAAGGCAAAGAAGTAGTCGTTGGTTCCTTACTTAATTCAGTGATTCATTATTTAACGACGACCCATTTTAAATCGCATCCAGGTGGCTTCCGTGAAGAATTTATTCCGGAAATTCCTGTGCGTATGCAAATGCTGCAACAAAAAGAAATTGATATGGCGATTTTACCAGAACCTATCGCGTCAACTGCTGCGCTACAAGGTTTGAAGAAAGAGCGCTTAACCTTTGATGAAAATCCGAATGCCATTATTTTTAAACAAGCGTATTTAGAAGACAATGATGCGGCTGTCAAAGCCTTTTTGAAAGGCTACAATCGTGCCATTGATGACTTACAAGATGCAGAGAATGTTGAAGCAGCCAAGAAATTATTAGTCTCAAAATTTGAGTTGCCAGAAGCATTGCTTAAACACATTGATTTTCCAACGTTTGAACCATCGGCATTGCCAACAGAAGCTTACATTCAACATCTACAAGCATGGTTAAGTAAAGAATTCAATCAAACCTTTGACCGAGCATATAAGGATGTTGTCTATGAACATTAA
- a CDS encoding ABC transporter permease has protein sequence MKQQHDRRNNLKTLYAVLIVLIAWSLLSRLLDMIVLPTPRATFEAMATLFIDKLLPHTLISYARLLIALVIASLVGGLIGIICGLYSKVEALVIPIVDLFYPIPRIAFLPLFLIWFGLGEVSKVIVMVAVAVFYFILPVHRAIKQLPASYQLIAQTLDFNRWQWFYHVVLPACLPAFFTALKLTIGAAMAALFFAENVASTTGIAYYIMNAWSFSNYPAMYAGIVLLCIMGGILFAILNYLEQKLTPWLQERV, from the coding sequence ATGAAGCAACAACACGATAGACGCAACAACTTAAAAACACTCTATGCAGTGTTAATTGTACTCATCGCTTGGTCGCTATTGAGTCGATTATTAGATATGATTGTTTTACCGACACCACGGGCAACCTTTGAGGCGATGGCAACCTTATTCATTGATAAATTACTACCCCACACCTTAATCAGTTACGCTAGATTATTGATAGCGTTAGTTATTGCTAGTCTAGTAGGCGGCTTGATTGGCATCATTTGTGGCTTATATTCTAAGGTCGAAGCCTTGGTGATACCGATTGTTGATTTATTTTATCCAATTCCACGCATTGCTTTTTTACCATTATTTCTAATATGGTTTGGTTTAGGAGAAGTATCCAAAGTAATAGTGATGGTGGCAGTAGCTGTCTTTTACTTTATTTTACCCGTACACCGTGCTATCAAGCAATTACCGGCTTCGTATCAGTTGATTGCACAGACCTTGGACTTCAATCGTTGGCAATGGTTTTATCATGTCGTATTGCCGGCTTGTTTACCCGCATTTTTTACAGCGTTAAAACTAACGATTGGTGCCGCGATGGCAGCTTTATTTTTCGCAGAAAATGTCGCATCTACGACAGGGATTGCTTATTATATTATGAATGCCTGGAGCTTTAGTAATTATCCAGCGATGTATGCCGGCATAGTCCTATTATGTATCATGGGTGGTATATTATTTGCGATACTAAATTATTTAGAACAAAAGTTGACACCGTGGTTGCAAGAACGTGTGTGA
- a CDS encoding HAD family hydrolase, translated as MGLTRNIIKGILFDKDGTLIRLDDLWVEPTLQFMEMFIAKHTAMTADEKEQFYHMIGIENQQLVANGMVAAGTIREQATALARYCTVPVDQVEAAMTQYFTDYLHMHPEKLIPVTDLTALFIQLKAKGYDLGLVTADSHQPTMVALELLGIVDYFSFIAAADDKYALKPHPEALHAFAQSIGAKATEVVYVGDSIKDMQFGQHGYGAIGVLSGNTAKETLLAHTDCVIDSIEQLPLLLDSLD; from the coding sequence ATGGGGCTGACACGAAATATTATAAAAGGGATATTGTTCGATAAAGATGGCACATTGATTCGTTTAGATGATTTGTGGGTGGAGCCGACACTGCAATTCATGGAAATGTTTATCGCAAAGCATACAGCCATGACCGCTGACGAAAAAGAGCAGTTTTATCACATGATTGGGATTGAAAATCAGCAATTGGTTGCTAATGGTATGGTGGCAGCAGGAACGATTCGCGAGCAAGCGACAGCCCTAGCTAGGTATTGTACCGTCCCAGTCGACCAAGTTGAAGCAGCAATGACGCAGTATTTTACAGATTATTTGCATATGCATCCGGAAAAATTAATACCTGTCACAGATTTGACCGCCTTATTTATCCAGTTAAAAGCGAAGGGATATGACTTGGGTCTCGTCACAGCGGATAGTCATCAACCGACGATGGTAGCCTTGGAATTATTAGGGATTGTGGATTATTTTAGTTTTATTGCGGCGGCGGATGATAAGTATGCACTCAAACCACATCCAGAAGCGCTCCATGCGTTTGCTCAATCAATTGGCGCTAAAGCAACCGAAGTGGTGTATGTAGGTGATTCCATTAAAGATATGCAGTTTGGTCAGCATGGTTACGGTGCGATAGGCGTCTTATCTGGTAACACTGCCAAAGAAACCTTGCTCGCCCATACCGATTGTGTCATTGATTCGATTGAACAATTGCCATTATTATTAGATTCACTTGATTAA
- a CDS encoding PTS transporter subunit EIIC, translated as MDFNTIAQSVVTHLGGVENINSIAHCATRLRVMVRDEEKINKEAIENTDKVMGAFFNSGQYQIIFGTGTVNKVYEAVAQIPGIHAVTKSEQKEAVAAKPQGNTFQRLVRTFGDVFVPIIPVLVATGLFMGLRGLVTRPEVLGLFGMTKEMISPNFLQWTEILTDTAFAFLPALVAWSSFKVFGGNPVLGIVLGLMMVHPSLPNAYDVAANRAQALTFFGFIPVVGYQGTVIPAFIVGFVGAKLEKWLHKKVPDTFDLLVTPFLTLFVMSILGLFAIGPVFHSLETIVLAATEWILGLPFGLAGLIIGGLQQIIVVTGIHHIFNFLEVQLISNSEQATGVAANPFNAFLTAATAAQAGAIFAVGRKTTNPKLKALSFSAGISCLLGITEPAIFGVNLRYGKPFIMGLIGGAVGGFVAGLFNLAATGMSITVLPGTLLYLNQLLPYLLMMTIAFAVAFALTYTIGFNDEMTVNN; from the coding sequence ATGGATTTTAACACTATTGCACAGTCAGTCGTGACCCATTTAGGTGGTGTCGAAAACATTAATAGTATCGCACATTGCGCAACACGTTTGCGTGTGATGGTACGTGATGAAGAGAAAATTAATAAAGAGGCAATCGAAAATACCGATAAAGTAATGGGAGCCTTTTTTAACTCTGGTCAATATCAAATTATTTTTGGTACGGGAACAGTGAATAAAGTGTATGAAGCGGTGGCACAAATACCGGGTATTCATGCCGTCACTAAATCAGAGCAAAAAGAAGCGGTTGCAGCGAAACCGCAAGGTAATACCTTCCAACGTCTGGTGCGTACCTTTGGTGATGTCTTTGTACCTATTATCCCTGTACTGGTCGCGACCGGTTTGTTTATGGGACTACGCGGTTTAGTTACACGACCTGAAGTCTTAGGATTATTCGGCATGACAAAAGAGATGATTAGTCCAAACTTCTTACAATGGACTGAGATTTTGACAGATACAGCGTTTGCCTTTTTACCGGCTTTAGTCGCATGGTCATCCTTTAAAGTCTTTGGTGGCAATCCAGTATTAGGGATTGTCTTAGGATTGATGATGGTACATCCGTCCTTACCAAATGCATATGATGTAGCAGCCAACCGAGCTCAAGCATTAACATTCTTTGGCTTTATTCCAGTGGTTGGTTATCAAGGAACCGTGATTCCTGCCTTTATTGTTGGTTTTGTCGGTGCAAAATTAGAAAAATGGTTACATAAAAAAGTGCCAGATACGTTTGACTTATTGGTGACACCGTTTTTAACCTTATTCGTGATGAGCATACTAGGTTTATTTGCGATTGGACCTGTGTTTCATTCATTAGAAACTATCGTACTAGCTGCGACTGAGTGGATTTTAGGCTTACCATTCGGGTTAGCTGGTTTGATTATTGGTGGCTTACAACAAATTATCGTTGTAACAGGTATTCACCACATCTTCAACTTTTTAGAAGTTCAATTAATTTCTAATTCAGAACAAGCGACTGGAGTTGCAGCTAATCCATTCAATGCCTTTTTAACGGCTGCAACTGCAGCTCAAGCAGGAGCAATTTTTGCAGTAGGTCGTAAAACAACGAATCCAAAATTAAAAGCTCTATCATTTTCTGCAGGTATTTCTTGTTTATTAGGGATTACAGAGCCCGCTATTTTCGGTGTGAATTTACGTTACGGCAAGCCATTTATCATGGGATTAATCGGTGGAGCTGTCGGTGGCTTTGTAGCAGGCTTGTTCAACTTAGCGGCTACGGGTATGTCAATTACTGTTTTACCAGGGACATTATTATACTTGAATCAATTATTACCTTACTTATTAATGATGACGATTGCTTTTGCTGTCGCCTTTGCGTTGACCTATACGATTGGATTTAATGACGAGATGACTGTTAATAATTAG
- a CDS encoding LacI family DNA-binding transcriptional regulator: protein MVTINDIAKRAGVAKSTVSRYLNGGSISKQTAEKINIIVKETGYVPNTFAQSLKAKSSKMIGAILPRLDSYASNTMLAGVENQLRTKGYRMTFVNTNLNQAHELDAMHYFQVTKMDGIIYLMTHLDTEVEKAMEQSSVPIVAIGQESPLGDSIYFNETQAGRLMADYLYKKGHRTLHFLKATSTDPAVGVYRRAGLKDRFMSYDDTEWFEADCGFRMEEAYEVTKQRLLPQKPTLIVGATDMMSIGAMRACLEEGFAIPDDVSIAGFGNHATGSAFYPRLTTIDYPYYRAGEMAADHLINRIKTGVIEANIQLSTSLVERESVKDLTQ from the coding sequence ATGGTAACAATCAATGACATAGCAAAAAGAGCTGGTGTAGCAAAAAGTACAGTCTCAAGGTATCTTAATGGAGGTTCGATTAGTAAGCAAACAGCCGAAAAAATTAATATTATTGTTAAAGAAACCGGCTATGTTCCGAATACGTTTGCTCAAAGTTTGAAAGCAAAGAGTAGTAAAATGATTGGAGCTATTTTACCTCGATTGGACAGCTATGCTTCCAATACAATGCTTGCCGGTGTGGAAAATCAACTGCGTACTAAAGGCTATCGCATGACATTTGTCAATACGAATTTGAATCAAGCCCATGAACTCGATGCGATGCATTATTTCCAAGTGACGAAAATGGACGGGATTATCTACTTGATGACCCATTTGGACACTGAAGTGGAAAAAGCGATGGAACAATCATCTGTGCCGATTGTGGCGATTGGTCAAGAAAGCCCATTGGGGGACTCCATCTATTTTAATGAAACACAAGCAGGACGCTTGATGGCAGACTACTTATACAAAAAAGGACACCGCACATTACATTTTCTAAAAGCAACAAGTACCGACCCGGCGGTGGGTGTGTACCGAAGAGCGGGATTGAAAGACAGGTTTATGTCTTATGATGATACGGAGTGGTTTGAAGCAGATTGTGGTTTTCGCATGGAAGAAGCGTATGAAGTGACCAAGCAACGATTGTTGCCACAAAAGCCGACACTGATTGTTGGTGCGACAGATATGATGTCCATAGGCGCAATGCGTGCCTGTCTGGAAGAAGGGTTTGCGATACCGGATGATGTTAGTATTGCAGGGTTTGGTAACCATGCGACAGGCTCAGCATTTTATCCACGTTTAACGACTATTGATTACCCGTATTACCGTGCCGGTGAAATGGCGGCGGACCATCTGATTAATCGCATTAAAACAGGGGTGATTGAAGCCAATATTCAATTATCTACCTCATTAGTCGAGCGGGAATCCGTCAAAGATTTAACACAATAA
- a CDS encoding ABC transporter ATP-binding protein, with amino-acid sequence MNIKINDLTIQRDGQMLLENLSVEFADKQITAIVGVSGAGKTTLLHALAGLVPVDSGTIDPALSAKEVALVMQEHGLFPWKTVKQNIELARLNKGQKPYWFQELVTALGIETLLNRYPHQLSGGQSQRVAIARALYQEAKVILMDEATASLDEVTQLKWQQLLQRIQTQYPVTIIYVTHRLQEAVALSQRIVLMSNGRIVKIIERDNALSTAQQEAQLRSQLMQLMEEQDADEATTR; translated from the coding sequence ATGAACATTAAGATTAACGATTTAACCATTCAACGTGACGGGCAGATGCTGTTAGAGAATCTGTCCGTTGAATTTGCTGATAAACAGATAACGGCGATTGTCGGTGTTTCAGGTGCAGGCAAGACGACCTTATTACATGCGCTTGCTGGTTTAGTACCGGTGGATAGCGGCACAATTGATCCGGCATTGTCCGCCAAAGAGGTGGCATTGGTGATGCAAGAGCACGGTTTATTTCCCTGGAAGACGGTCAAGCAAAATATTGAATTAGCCCGACTGAATAAAGGACAAAAACCGTACTGGTTTCAAGAATTGGTGACAGCACTGGGGATTGAAACGTTATTGAATCGTTATCCGCACCAATTGAGTGGTGGTCAATCTCAACGAGTCGCCATTGCACGGGCATTGTATCAGGAAGCGAAAGTGATTTTAATGGATGAAGCTACGGCATCGCTAGACGAAGTAACACAATTAAAATGGCAGCAATTATTACAACGGATTCAAACGCAATATCCAGTGACGATTATCTACGTGACGCATCGTTTGCAAGAAGCGGTCGCGCTAAGTCAGCGGATTGTATTGATGTCCAACGGGCGCATCGTCAAGATTATCGAGCGGGATAATGCGTTATCAACGGCTCAACAAGAAGCACAGTTACGCAGTCAATTGATGCAATTAATGGAGGAGCAAGATGCGGATGAAGCAACAACACGATAG